TCAGGTGAGTTTTATCCTGAAAAACGGATATCTTATTTCGTTTCAGGAAACGGAAGAAAATCTATTTTCATCGATTATGGACCGTTTGAGAATGAAAAAGGGGATGATACGCTCGCATGGCGCCGATTACCTTCTCTACGTATTGATCGACGCGGTCGTCGACAGCTATTTTTCCCTTCTCGAAACACTCGATGAAGAGATCGAAGCCCTCGAAGAAACATTACTCGAAAACCCGACACCCGAAACGCTTAAAAAAATATATATGCTGAAAAGCACCGTCATCTCCCTGCGCAAGACCCTCTGGCCGCTGCGGGAGATAATCGGGCGGCTCGAGAAGATGGAATCACCGCTTATAGGAAGGCACACCAGAGTCTTTTTCCGTGATGTCTATGACCATACCCTTCACATCATCGATACCGTCGAAACATTCAGGGACCTTATCGGCGGCATGCTCGATATATACCTTTCGAGTGTGAGCAACAAGACGAACGAGGTCATGAAGGTCCTTACGATTATCGCGACGATTTTCATCCCCATCACCTTTCTCGTCGGT
This genomic window from Spirochaetales bacterium contains:
- the corA gene encoding magnesium/cobalt transporter CorA — its product is MKKQTEKLSSKHALPPGSVVYIGDREGETSVFTYGEYDENEFTEKQSRTIGEVFPFPQTRRVRWLNVGGIRNTDIIEKIGGECRFHPLMIEDIVNTHQRPKYEDYEDSLFIVMKGLSWCGETYEITEDQVSFILKNGYLISFQETEENLFSSIMDRLRMKKGMIRSHGADYLLYVLIDAVVDSYFSLLETLDEEIEALEETLLENPTPETLKKIYMLKSTVISLRKTLWPLREIIGRLEKMESPLIGRHTRVFFRDVYDHTLHIIDTVETFRDLIGGMLDIYLSSVSNKTNEVMKVLTIIATIFIPITFLVGVYGMNFKFIPELQWRWGYFGVWGIIIIIIAGLIAFFKKKKWF